The following proteins are co-located in the Streptomyces sp. NBC_00435 genome:
- a CDS encoding phosphoribosyltransferase — protein sequence MTAKKGKKIESVWSGTWVADRLGVSLEEGAGTGTGGPGLEELLGLALRRNPKRAHLLVSRVLGKHVPQSPQVVYAAGHGLGERVRDLLGEQDAASAVVLGYAETATGLGHCVADGLGGAPYLHSTRRPVPGMEPAGGFEEAHSHATSHLLLPEDPKLLAGSGPLVLVDDEFSTGNTVLNTIADLHARHPRDHYVVVALVDMRSPADRDRLTAFAADLGARVDLIALASGTVSLPEGVLAKGQALVEEYEAAGASAPPVALGESQPGGGRIQTLRRSSGGAGGGAPADGPRVTTVALDWPAGIPDGGRHGFTPAHRARLDAALPAMADRLKAALGAAPARLLVLGNEELMYAPLRLAQALEASGAAAEVRFSTTTRSPVLAVDDPGYAIRTRLVFPAHDDPADGPGDRYAYNVAGAGFDAVLAVVDSAADTPALRTGLLAALAPHTGRVLLAVIPSYVPEPQEPSMTEPRREPLRGPAFSSYAAEDVGWLLQDFSEVELEAPTEEREEAIQAGGAHYAESLPVEYQPSPEYQQLYQSALTLSAARMARAVGTVTETVLAERSPAPVLVSLARAGTPVGVLMHRWAAARHGLDLPHYAVSIVRGRGIDANALRWLAAHHDPADIVFVDGWTGKGAITRELREALSGFEGFNPEIVVLADPGSCVETYGTREDFLIPSACLNSTVSGLVSRTVLRSDLVGPADFHGAKFYRELAGADVSVAFVDTVSAHFEAVAEAVDAEVKELLAADRTPTWVGWEAVERISEEYGIHDVNLVKPGVGETTRVLLRRVPWKILAQRGAGADLDHVRLLAEQRGVPVEEVDGLPYTCVGLIHPRFTRGATGVDGKAVAAK from the coding sequence TTGACCGCGAAGAAGGGCAAGAAGATCGAATCGGTGTGGTCGGGAACGTGGGTCGCGGACCGGCTGGGCGTGAGCCTGGAGGAGGGAGCGGGGACCGGGACCGGCGGGCCGGGGCTCGAAGAACTGCTCGGGCTCGCGCTGCGGCGCAACCCCAAGCGTGCGCACCTGCTCGTCTCGCGGGTGCTGGGCAAGCACGTCCCGCAGTCCCCGCAGGTCGTGTACGCCGCCGGACACGGGCTCGGCGAGCGGGTCCGGGACCTGCTGGGCGAGCAGGACGCGGCCTCGGCCGTGGTCCTCGGGTACGCCGAGACCGCGACCGGGCTCGGCCACTGCGTGGCCGACGGCCTGGGCGGCGCCCCGTACCTGCACTCCACCCGCCGCCCCGTGCCCGGGATGGAGCCCGCGGGCGGCTTCGAGGAGGCCCACTCGCACGCCACCTCGCACCTGCTGCTGCCCGAGGACCCGAAGCTGCTGGCGGGCTCCGGCCCGCTGGTCCTGGTCGACGACGAGTTCTCGACCGGCAACACCGTCCTGAACACCATCGCCGACCTGCACGCCCGCCACCCGCGCGACCACTACGTGGTCGTCGCCCTCGTGGACATGCGCTCCCCGGCCGACCGCGACCGCCTCACGGCCTTCGCCGCCGACCTGGGCGCCCGCGTCGACCTCATCGCCCTGGCCTCGGGCACGGTCTCCCTCCCGGAGGGGGTCCTGGCGAAGGGCCAGGCCCTGGTGGAGGAGTACGAGGCCGCTGGCGCCTCCGCTCCGCCCGTCGCCCTCGGCGAATCGCAGCCCGGAGGCGGGCGAATACAGACCCTGCGACGTTCGAGCGGCGGGGCCGGGGGCGGAGCCCCGGCAGACGGCCCGCGGGTCACCACGGTGGCGCTGGACTGGCCCGCCGGGATACCCGACGGCGGACGCCACGGCTTCACCCCCGCCCACCGGGCCCGGCTCGACGCCGCGCTCCCCGCGATGGCGGACCGGCTCAAGGCCGCGCTCGGCGCGGCCCCCGCACGGCTCCTCGTACTCGGCAACGAGGAGCTGATGTACGCCCCGCTGCGCCTCGCGCAGGCCCTGGAGGCGTCCGGCGCCGCGGCCGAGGTCCGCTTCTCCACGACCACCCGCTCCCCGGTGCTCGCCGTGGACGACCCCGGCTACGCGATCCGCACCCGGCTGGTCTTCCCCGCGCACGACGACCCCGCCGACGGCCCCGGAGACCGGTACGCCTACAACGTGGCCGGAGCCGGCTTCGACGCCGTCCTCGCCGTCGTGGACTCCGCCGCGGACACCCCCGCGCTCCGCACCGGCCTCCTCGCGGCCCTCGCCCCGCACACCGGCCGTGTCCTGCTGGCCGTCATACCCTCGTACGTCCCCGAACCGCAGGAGCCCTCCATGACCGAGCCCCGGCGCGAACCTCTGCGCGGGCCCGCCTTCTCCTCGTACGCGGCCGAGGACGTCGGCTGGCTGCTCCAGGACTTCTCCGAGGTGGAGCTGGAAGCCCCGACCGAGGAGCGGGAGGAGGCCATCCAGGCCGGTGGCGCGCACTACGCGGAGTCGCTGCCGGTGGAGTACCAGCCGTCCCCCGAGTACCAGCAGCTCTACCAGAGCGCGCTGACCCTCTCCGCGGCCCGCATGGCCCGCGCCGTCGGCACTGTCACCGAGACGGTCCTCGCGGAGCGCTCCCCGGCCCCCGTGCTGGTCTCGCTGGCCCGCGCCGGTACGCCCGTGGGCGTGCTGATGCACCGCTGGGCCGCCGCCCGGCACGGCCTGGACCTGCCGCACTACGCCGTCTCCATCGTGCGCGGCCGCGGAATCGACGCCAACGCGCTGCGCTGGCTGGCCGCCCACCACGATCCGGCCGACATCGTCTTCGTCGACGGCTGGACCGGCAAGGGTGCGATCACGCGCGAGCTGCGCGAGGCCCTGAGCGGGTTCGAGGGCTTCAACCCGGAGATCGTGGTCCTCGCGGACCCCGGCTCGTGCGTGGAGACGTACGGCACGCGCGAGGACTTCCTGATCCCCTCCGCCTGCCTCAATTCCACCGTGTCCGGACTCGTCTCGCGTACGGTTCTGAGGTCCGACCTGGTCGGACCCGCCGATTTCCACGGCGCGAAGTTCTACCGCGAGCTGGCCGGGGCCGATGTCTCCGTCGCGTTCGTCGACACCGTCTCCGCGCACTTCGAGGCGGTGGCCGAGGCCGTGGACGCCGAGGTCAAGGAGCTCCTCGCCGCCGACCGCACGCCGACCTGGGTGGGCTGGGAGGCGGTGGAGCGGATCAGCGAGGAGTACGGCATCCACGACGTGAACCTGGTCAAGCCGGGCGTCGGCGAGACGACACGGGTGCTGCTGCGCCGGGTGCCGTGGAAGATACTCGCGCAGCGCGGCGCCGGAGCCGACCTGGACCACGTACGACTCCTCGCGGAGCAGCGCGGGGTGCCGGTGGAGGAGGTCGACGGGCTCCCTTACACCTGCGTAGGACTCATTCATCCCCGCTTCACGCGCGGCGCCACGGGCGTCGACGGAAAGGCTGTGGCCGCCAAGTGA
- a CDS encoding HpcH/HpaI aldolase/citrate lyase family protein translates to MRHFGHISPTVRKDLFHQEPAEFTAASPAATLAAALGATLYSPATRPQLARDIRKQAGLGVVSMVLCLEDSISDADVVGGEENLVRQFAALHEDPAELPLLFIRVREPEQIPDLVHRLGGSASRLAGFVLPKFTESRGIAFLDAVARAEAESGQPRLYAMPVLETPELLHLETRVEALAGISRTVNKYRERVLALRLGVTDFCSAYGLRRTPDMTAYDVQIVAGVIADVVNVLSRADGTGFTVTGPVWEYFRSQQRLFKPQLRRSPFLEEGVEELRTALIEHDLDGLLREIELDRANGLLGKTCIHPAHVTPVHALSVVSHEEFSDAQDILRPERGGGGVMRSAYTNKMNEVKPHRAWAERTMLRAEVFGVAKEEVGFVDLLTAGLQV, encoded by the coding sequence ATGCGTCACTTCGGGCACATATCGCCCACCGTCCGAAAGGACCTCTTCCACCAGGAGCCGGCAGAGTTCACCGCCGCCTCTCCCGCCGCCACCCTCGCCGCCGCGCTGGGGGCCACCCTCTACAGCCCGGCCACCCGGCCCCAGCTCGCCCGCGACATCCGCAAGCAGGCCGGTCTCGGGGTCGTCTCGATGGTCCTCTGCCTGGAGGATTCCATCAGCGACGCCGATGTCGTGGGGGGCGAGGAGAACCTCGTCCGGCAGTTCGCCGCCCTGCACGAGGACCCCGCGGAGCTCCCGCTGCTCTTCATTCGCGTCCGGGAGCCCGAGCAGATCCCCGACCTCGTGCACCGGCTGGGAGGCTCGGCGTCGCGGCTGGCCGGATTCGTGCTGCCCAAGTTCACCGAGAGCCGCGGCATCGCCTTCCTCGACGCCGTCGCCCGGGCGGAGGCCGAGAGCGGTCAGCCCCGGCTGTACGCCATGCCCGTCCTGGAGACCCCCGAGCTGCTCCACCTGGAGACCCGCGTCGAGGCCCTCGCCGGTATCTCGCGCACGGTCAACAAGTACCGCGAGCGGGTCCTGGCCCTGCGGCTCGGCGTGACCGACTTCTGCTCCGCCTACGGGCTGCGCCGCACCCCCGACATGACCGCCTACGACGTCCAGATCGTCGCCGGCGTGATCGCCGACGTGGTCAACGTGCTCAGCCGCGCCGACGGCACCGGCTTCACGGTCACCGGCCCGGTGTGGGAATACTTCCGCAGCCAGCAGCGCCTCTTCAAACCCCAGCTGCGCCGCAGCCCCTTCCTCGAGGAGGGCGTCGAGGAGCTGCGCACCGCGCTGATCGAGCACGACCTGGACGGGCTGCTGCGCGAGATCGAGCTCGACCGGGCCAACGGGCTGCTGGGCAAGACGTGCATCCACCCCGCCCACGTCACGCCGGTCCACGCGCTCTCGGTGGTCTCCCACGAAGAGTTCAGCGATGCTCAGGACATCCTGCGCCCCGAACGGGGAGGTGGTGGAGTAATGCGTTCCGCCTACACGAACAAGATGAACGAAGTGAAGCCCCACCGGGCCTGGGCCGAGCGCACCATGCTGCGCGCCGAGGTCTTCGGTGTGGCGAAGGAGGAGGTCGGCTTCGTCGATCTCCTCACGGCCGGGCTCCAGGTGTGA
- a CDS encoding TerD family protein, which produces MTHAMQKGSNIPVAAMAVRAVLRWTGGPEVPDVDASALLVGSDGRVRSDEDFVFYNQPRHPSGAVWRLGKKQLGDGITDAVQADLRAVTPVVDRILVVASAEDVPFERVHDLRILLYDATATGGSEPLAFFDVRPETGAETALICGELYRRGDGWKFRALGEGYSNGLVGLATDHGISVDESAPEATTPAPVAAPVPVGPPLTQAPPVAQPAYGYPQPVSPAPVPAPGGDPSFRLPVQGPQFIRR; this is translated from the coding sequence ATGACGCACGCGATGCAGAAGGGCTCGAACATCCCGGTGGCCGCCATGGCGGTCCGGGCGGTGCTCCGGTGGACCGGTGGGCCCGAGGTACCGGACGTGGACGCCTCCGCGCTGCTCGTGGGCTCGGACGGGCGGGTCCGCTCGGACGAGGACTTCGTCTTCTACAACCAGCCCCGGCACCCCTCCGGGGCGGTCTGGCGGCTCGGCAAGAAGCAGCTCGGCGACGGGATCACCGACGCCGTCCAGGCGGACCTGCGGGCCGTGACCCCGGTCGTGGACCGGATCCTGGTCGTCGCCTCCGCCGAGGACGTCCCCTTCGAGCGGGTCCACGACCTGCGCATCCTGCTCTACGACGCCACCGCGACCGGCGGCTCCGAACCGCTGGCCTTCTTCGACGTGCGGCCCGAGACCGGCGCCGAGACGGCGCTGATCTGCGGTGAGCTGTACCGGCGGGGCGACGGGTGGAAGTTCCGCGCGCTCGGCGAGGGCTACTCCAACGGCCTCGTCGGGCTAGCCACCGACCACGGGATCTCCGTGGACGAGAGCGCCCCCGAGGCCACCACCCCGGCTCCCGTGGCCGCTCCGGTGCCCGTGGGGCCGCCGCTCACCCAGGCCCCGCCGGTGGCACAGCCCGCGTACGGGTACCCGCAGCCGGTGTCGCCGGCTCCGGTGCCCGCTCCGGGCGGGGATCCGTCCTTCCGGCTGCCTGTACAGGGGCCGCAGTTCATCCGCCGGTGA
- a CDS encoding TerD family protein, which yields MGFFDGVRGNRGVHFQSGSASSNAIELTKRHPTVSLTKQGAVHGNLRVNLSWRMRTSDIGGRTSGQSGQLFRHPFKLFKPDMVQAHTQGMVNVDLDIGCLYELTDGTRGVVQPLGNLHGDINNPPYVKLSGDDRFGAPSGETIFVNLDHAEEIKRLLVFVYIYDQTPAFDRTHALVTLYPITGPRIEIPLEERHPQARSCAVVSLENVKGELIVRREVTFVYGFQAELDRLYGWGLQWGRGYKTKT from the coding sequence ATGGGATTCTTCGACGGCGTCAGGGGCAACCGCGGCGTGCACTTCCAGTCGGGCAGCGCCTCGTCGAACGCCATCGAGCTGACCAAACGCCATCCGACGGTGTCGCTGACCAAACAGGGGGCGGTGCACGGCAATCTGCGCGTCAACCTCTCCTGGCGGATGCGCACCTCGGACATAGGCGGCCGCACGTCCGGCCAGAGCGGGCAGCTGTTCCGGCATCCGTTCAAGCTGTTCAAGCCCGACATGGTGCAGGCGCACACCCAGGGCATGGTCAACGTCGACCTCGACATCGGCTGCCTCTACGAGCTGACCGACGGTACCCGGGGCGTCGTCCAGCCGCTGGGCAACCTCCACGGGGACATCAACAATCCGCCCTACGTCAAACTCAGCGGCGACGACCGGTTCGGGGCGCCCTCCGGCGAGACGATCTTCGTCAACCTCGACCACGCCGAGGAGATCAAGCGGCTGCTGGTCTTCGTCTACATCTACGACCAGACCCCGGCCTTCGACCGGACGCACGCCCTGGTGACCCTCTACCCGATCACCGGGCCGCGCATCGAGATCCCCCTGGAGGAGCGCCACCCGCAGGCACGCTCCTGCGCGGTGGTCTCCCTGGAGAACGTCAAGGGCGAGCTGATCGTGCGGCGCGAGGTCACCTTCGTCTACGGGTTCCAGGCCGAGCTGGACCGCCTGTACGGGTGGGGCCTCCAGTGGGGCCGGGGCTACAAGACGAAGACCTGA
- a CDS encoding DUF475 domain-containing protein, with amino-acid sequence MVLKTFGWSFAVTAIGLVAAMLYGSWEALGIVAILSILEISLSFDNAVVNAGILKKMNAFWQKIFLTVGVLIAVFGMRLVFPVVIVAISAKIGPIDAVNLALTDKNQYQQLVTDAHPSIAAFGGMFLLMIFLDFIFEDRDIKWLAWLERPLAKLGKIDMLSACIALIVLVVTAMTFATQAHQHGGAHVDKAQTVLISGILGLITYMIVGGLSGYFENKLEEEEEAEHEAEEAAKKSGKSVSVVAMAGKAAFFMFLYLEVLDASFSFDGVIGAFAITNDIVLMALGLGIGAMYVRSLTVYLVRQGTLDDYVYLEHGAHYAIGALAVILLVTIQHEINEVITGLVGVVLIAWSFWSSVRRNKRLELEGSTAEA; translated from the coding sequence GTGGTTCTGAAAACCTTCGGCTGGTCGTTCGCAGTTACTGCGATCGGACTGGTTGCTGCGATGCTCTACGGGAGCTGGGAGGCCCTCGGGATCGTGGCGATCCTGTCGATCCTCGAGATCTCGCTGTCCTTCGACAATGCGGTGGTCAACGCCGGAATCCTGAAGAAGATGAATGCCTTCTGGCAGAAGATCTTCCTCACGGTCGGCGTGCTCATCGCGGTCTTCGGCATGCGACTGGTCTTCCCCGTCGTCATCGTCGCGATCAGCGCCAAGATCGGGCCCATCGACGCCGTCAACCTGGCCCTCACCGACAAGAACCAGTACCAGCAGCTGGTCACGGACGCCCACCCGTCCATCGCCGCCTTCGGCGGCATGTTCCTGCTGATGATCTTCCTCGACTTCATCTTCGAGGACCGCGACATCAAGTGGCTCGCCTGGCTGGAGCGTCCGCTCGCGAAGCTCGGCAAGATCGACATGCTGTCGGCGTGCATCGCCCTGATCGTCCTGGTCGTCACCGCGATGACCTTCGCCACCCAGGCCCACCAGCACGGCGGCGCCCACGTGGACAAGGCCCAGACCGTCCTGATCTCGGGAATCCTCGGTCTGATCACCTACATGATCGTCGGCGGTCTCTCCGGCTACTTCGAGAACAAGCTCGAGGAGGAGGAAGAGGCCGAGCACGAGGCGGAGGAAGCGGCCAAGAAGTCCGGCAAGTCGGTCTCGGTCGTCGCCATGGCCGGCAAGGCCGCGTTCTTCATGTTCCTCTACCTCGAAGTCCTCGACGCCTCCTTCTCCTTCGACGGGGTCATCGGCGCCTTCGCCATCACCAACGACATCGTGCTGATGGCCCTCGGCCTCGGCATCGGTGCCATGTACGTCCGCTCGCTCACGGTCTACCTGGTCCGTCAGGGCACCCTGGACGACTACGTCTACCTGGAGCACGGCGCGCACTACGCCATCGGCGCGCTCGCCGTCATCCTGCTCGTCACCATCCAGCACGAGATCAACGAGGTCATCACCGGCCTCGTCGGCGTCGTGCTGATCGCCTGGTCCTTCTGGTCCTCGGTGCGCCGCAACAAGCGCCTGGAGCTGGAGGGTTCCACCGCCGAGGCATGA
- a CDS encoding TerD family protein, with protein MGVTLAKGGNVSLSKAAPNLTRVLVGLGWDARSTTGADFDLDASALLCSNGRVLGDEYFVFYNNLKSPEGSVEHTGDNLTGEGEGDDESIIIDLTKVPAGVDKIVFPVSIHEAEARRQSFGQVSNAFIRVVNEADGQELARYDLTEDASSETAMIFGEVYRYGGEWKFRAVGQGYASGLRGIALDFGVNVS; from the coding sequence ATGGGCGTCACACTCGCCAAGGGGGGCAATGTCTCCCTCTCCAAAGCCGCACCGAACCTCACCCGGGTCCTGGTAGGCCTCGGATGGGACGCGCGCTCGACGACGGGAGCCGACTTCGACCTCGACGCCAGCGCGCTGCTGTGCAGCAACGGCCGTGTGCTCGGGGACGAGTACTTCGTCTTCTACAACAACCTCAAGAGCCCCGAGGGCTCCGTCGAACACACAGGGGACAACCTCACCGGCGAGGGTGAAGGCGACGACGAGTCGATCATCATCGATCTCACCAAGGTCCCGGCCGGTGTGGACAAGATCGTCTTTCCCGTCTCGATCCACGAGGCAGAGGCCCGCCGGCAGAGCTTCGGCCAGGTCAGCAATGCCTTCATTCGCGTGGTGAACGAGGCGGACGGCCAGGAACTGGCCCGCTACGACCTCACCGAGGACGCCTCCAGCGAGACCGCGATGATCTTCGGCGAGGTCTACCGGTACGGCGGTGAATGGAAGTTCCGTGCGGTGGGGCAGGGGTACGCGTCGGGACTCCGGGGCATCGCTCTAGACTTCGGGGTCAACGTTTCGTAA
- a CDS encoding TerD family protein, protein MGVSLSKGGNVSLTKAAPNLTAVIVGLGWDARTTTGVDFDLDASAILTNDQGKVASDANFVFFNNLKSPDGSVEHTGDNTTGEGEGDDEAIKVNLAGVPADVSKIVFPVSIYEAESRQQSFGQVRNAYIRVVNQADNTELARYDLSEDASTETAMVFGELYRNGAEWKFRAIGQGYASGLRGIAQDFGVNV, encoded by the coding sequence GTGGGAGTCAGCCTCAGCAAGGGCGGCAACGTCTCGCTGACCAAGGCCGCGCCGAACCTGACGGCGGTCATCGTCGGTCTGGGCTGGGACGCTCGCACCACCACCGGTGTCGACTTCGACCTCGACGCCAGCGCGATCCTGACCAACGACCAGGGCAAGGTCGCCAGCGACGCGAACTTCGTGTTCTTCAACAACCTGAAGAGCCCCGACGGCTCGGTGGAGCACACCGGTGACAACACCACCGGTGAGGGCGAAGGCGACGACGAGGCGATCAAGGTCAACCTCGCCGGCGTCCCCGCCGACGTGTCCAAGATCGTCTTCCCGGTCTCGATCTACGAGGCCGAGAGCCGCCAGCAGAGCTTCGGTCAGGTCCGCAACGCGTACATCCGCGTGGTGAACCAGGCCGACAACACCGAGCTCGCCCGCTACGACCTGTCGGAGGACGCCTCGACGGAGACCGCCATGGTCTTCGGCGAGCTCTACCGCAACGGTGCGGAGTGGAAGTTCCGTGCCATCGGTCAGGGATACGCCTCGGGCCTGCGCGGCATCGCGCAGGACTTCGGCGTCAACGTCTGA
- a CDS encoding peroxiredoxin — MAIEVGSKAPDFELKDNHGATVRLSDFRGEKAVVLLFYPFAFTGVCTGELCELRDQLPRFQNDDVQLLAVSNDSVPTLRVFGEQEGLEYPLLSDFWPHGETSRAYGVFDEEKGCAVRGTFVIDKDGIVRWSVVNGLPDARDLNEYIKALDSL; from the coding sequence ATGGCGATCGAGGTCGGCAGCAAGGCCCCGGACTTCGAGCTCAAGGACAACCACGGTGCGACCGTGCGGCTCTCCGACTTCCGGGGGGAGAAGGCCGTCGTGCTGCTCTTCTACCCGTTCGCCTTCACCGGCGTGTGCACCGGCGAGCTGTGCGAGCTGCGCGACCAGCTGCCGCGCTTCCAGAACGACGACGTACAGCTCCTCGCGGTATCCAACGACTCGGTGCCGACCCTGCGCGTCTTCGGCGAGCAGGAGGGTCTGGAGTACCCGCTGCTGTCGGACTTCTGGCCGCACGGCGAGACCTCCCGCGCCTACGGCGTCTTCGACGAGGAGAAGGGCTGCGCGGTCCGCGGCACCTTCGTCATCGACAAGGACGGCATCGTGCGCTGGAGCGTCGTCAACGGGCTGCCCGACGCCCGTGACCTGAACGAGTACATCAAGGCCCTCGACAGCCTCTGA
- a CDS encoding DUF3052 domain-containing protein — MSATADHAENLAARLGFQSEQVVQEIGYDDDVDQEFRDAVEDHVTELVDEDYDDVADAVLLWFREDDGDLTDALVDATELVEDGALILLVTPKTGKDGFVEASDISEAAETAGLSLAKGAPVGKEWTATKLATPKTAKSKR, encoded by the coding sequence GTGAGCGCGACCGCGGACCACGCGGAGAACCTGGCCGCCAGGCTGGGTTTCCAGTCCGAACAGGTGGTCCAGGAGATCGGCTACGACGACGACGTCGATCAGGAATTCCGTGATGCCGTAGAGGATCACGTCACCGAACTCGTCGATGAGGACTACGACGATGTCGCAGACGCGGTTCTGCTGTGGTTCCGGGAGGACGACGGCGACCTGACGGACGCCCTGGTCGACGCGACCGAACTGGTCGAGGACGGCGCACTGATCCTGCTGGTGACCCCCAAGACCGGCAAGGACGGTTTTGTCGAGGCCAGCGACATCAGCGAGGCCGCCGAGACCGCCGGCCTCTCGCTGGCCAAGGGGGCCCCCGTCGGCAAGGAGTGGACCGCCACCAAGCTGGCGACTCCGAAGACGGCCAAGTCCAAGCGCTGA